The Chryseolinea soli nucleotide sequence CTCCACATCGTCGAACGAAGCGATGAGCGGGGCAACAAAACGGTTGTAGTAAGTTTCTTCTACGTTCTTGGGGATGACCACATATTTTTTTGTGAAGAACGGGATCAGCTTTTTGCCGTCGACGTGTTTTTCAAAACCGTGGAGGCGGCCGTTCAATACCATCCAGGCCGGGCTCTTGCAAATGAGGTAGGCCGATGGGTTGGGCAGATCCAGTTTTTTTCCCTGGTAGAATATAGTGGGGTAATAGTTCGTGTGATCGTCCGTTCGCATGAAGTGGAACTGGATGGTCGCGCGCTTGTCGAGCACTTCTATTTTGCGCCACGTGGGCTCGCCATCGTTGCCCATTTCGAAAAGCACTTTGCCTTTCATTTTCTCCAGGATCTTGGCCCGGCGTTTTTCCATGTAGTCTTCGATCTGCTCTTGGAGCATTTCGTTGCCTTTGGCTTTGTCGTAGGTCTTGGAGAAGAACTCCTCCGGCTTCATGAACTTGGCGGAGAATTTCTTTACGATCGATTCCTGTGTCATCGAGTCCATGAGTTCGATCAATTCGAAATCACGGTCGTCGAGGCCCTTCGAAAATTCGCGGGCGTTTTTCGAGGAAATGTTCTGATGTTGGTAAGTGAGCTTGCCTTTTTCGTCGAGATGGACAATATAGGATTCAAACACGAATCCCAGGTATTCGTGTTGATACAGCGAATAGATAATTTGAAACGGTTGTGAAGCAGACACTTTCATCTCGAAACCTGCATTTTGATGAAAACGGAATCTGAAAATTAGGGATTATCCAGCAGAAAAAACTGCCTTTTTTGGGATATTTAGTACATGGATATTACAGGTTTTGAACGGAAGCAAACCGTGACGCGAGGGCGGCTGGTCGCGAAGAGATGGCCAATGTGACTACGGCCATGATGGAAAACACGTAGAGGAAGTCGGAAAACAACATTTTCACAGGATAACCATCCACCACCGACGAATTCATACCCATCGAAACAAAGCCAAATTGTTGTTGCAACAATAGAATAAACCCACCGAAAAAAAGACCCGCCCCGGTGCCAATCGCCGCGATGAGCAAGCCTTCCGTGATGAAAATCCTTCTTAACAACCCACTGTCGGCACCCATGGCGGCCAATATGGTGATGTCTCGCTTCTTGTCGATGGCCAGCATCATGAGGCTGAAATAGATATTGATGGAGCCGATCACGAGCAACAGGATGGCCGCTACGGAGGCGAACAATTTTTCCAGTTTCAACACGCGATACAGATCCTCGTGTTGCTCTTCGCCGTTGAGCACATTGAAATTTTTTCCGAGCGCTTGTTGCAGGGCATCCTCCACGGTCCGGAGGTCGGCACCGGGATCCGCTTTTATTTCCAACGACGTGCGCTTGTTGCCGTAGCTGAACAGCTCCTGGGCAAAGTCCAACGGAACGATCACATAGTTTTCGTCAAAGGTTTGAATGATGGAGAAGACGCCGGCGGGCTGAATGTTCTTTTGCGTATACATTTTCGACGGATCGAAACTTCCACTCTTCACGCTTTTTACCGAGTACAATTGCAACGCATAAAAATCCTGGTCCACCGCAATGGACAACGTACTCCGCACACCATAGCCGACGAGCGCGCGTGGCTTCCCATTTTTCTTTAACACCAAATCCCCTTCGATAATGCTCTCCGGAGGTATGCGATCCTGCTGCATAAAGTTGTCGCTCACTCCCTTCAACATCACCACTTGTGTGGCATCGTTGTAGCGGGCGTAGGCATAGTCCTCGATCACCTCCGTTACGATCTTTACGCCTTGCACATCTTTTACTTTTTTCAACAGGGCGTCACTCACCTCAAACGATTTCCCAACGCTGGCTTCTATTTTGATCTCGGGGTCGAACGAATTGTTGATGGCGTGCAGCAAATCGCCCAGGCCGTTAAAGATGGAGAGCACGATGATGATGGCGGCCGAGAGGATGGCCACGGCCACCATGGAGATGATGGAGATCACGTTGATGAAATTCTTCTTCCGCTTCGAAAGCAAATAGCGCCGGGCAATGAAGTAGGGGACGTTCAACGTTTTGAGGATTGGTTAGCTTTTTTGTTCCGGCGGGATGTGAAGGTTCTTGATAAGGTCGTCCATGCGGGTTGCATTCTCCTCTACCTCGTCTTTGAAGAAGATCAGTTCCGGCACAATGCGTACTTGCTTGCCGATCTTGTCGCCCAGGGCTTTGCGGATCTCGCTTTTGTGTTTGTTTATCTTCTCCAGTACTTTCTCTTTGTCTTTTGCCAGCAGCATGCTGATGTAGATCTTGGCCACGCTCAGATCGGGATTGATGCGTACGTCGGCAATGCTAATGAAGGCGTTGTCGAGGATGCCCCGTTTGTCGCGCTGAAAGATGTCGCTCAATTCTTTCTGGATCAGCTTCGCGTATTTTTGTTGTCGGGTCGTGCCACTCATAGGGACAAATATCTCGCATCCCTCAACAATTAGCAATGAACCATTGGCAATTATAAAAACCTTGGTCTATTTTGTGCGCTTAACGCGTCGCCTTGTTACAATATTTCCGCATCAACGACCCTTACCGCCTGCTGGGCGTGCTGGTGATCATGCTTTTGATCGGCCTGCCTTTGCTGATCGACTCACCGGGCATGACCTATCCCGAGTTGAAAAACCTGGTGGTGGGGGAAAAAGTCCACAACGGAAGCGCACTCTATACCGGGCTGGTGGATTCGGGTGGGCCGCTGGCCGGTTGGTTCAATGCCTTGCTGGACATGGTTTTCGGCCGGTCGCTATTGGCGCGGCATATCCTGGCATTTATCGTCATCTTCTTTCAGGCTTCCTACCTGGGCATCGTTTTCGCGAACAAAAAAGCCTTCTCCGAAAACACCTACATCCCGTCCCTGCTCTTCGCCATCTTTTCGTTCTTTTCGTTCGACACCCTTTCGCTGACCCCCGAATTGCTGGGCGCCGGGTTCCTGTTGCTGGCGCTGAACAACTTGTTTACCGAGATCGAATTCCGTGCACAGCGCAACGAGACGATCTTCAACCTGGGATTGTATATCGGGTTGGCATCCCTGTTCTCATTCTCCTACAGCGTTTACTTGATCGGCGCATTGATTATGCTGATCATCTTCACCCGTCATACCTCGCGCAAATATGTGCTGCTCGTGGTGGGCTTTTTCATTCCTCATTTTTTCCTGATCACGGTCTACTATTTGAAGGAAGGCCTCTCGCCCTTGTGGCAATACTACTACTTGCCAAACCTCGGCTTTCATGCCACGAACTATGTCACGTCGGGCAGCCTCTGGTTTCTTTCGGCCGTGCCGCTGTTCTTTCTTGTCATTTCCCTGATCATGCTGAATCGCGAAGCGCGCTTCACAAAATACCAGTCCCAATTGGTACAGAGCATGTTTCTTTGGTTGCTCTTTTCCATCCTCCAGGTTTTCTATTCCAAAGACTGGCGCCCGCAAAGCTTCATCACGCTCATCCCAAGCCTGAGTTTTTTCATCGCCCAGTTTTTGTTGCTGATCCGCCGGCGAAAGTTTGCTGAAATGAGCACCTGGATCATCCTGGTGGGCGTGGTCTCGATCAGCTACCTGGCGCGCTACAATAACATCGGCAACGTGGATTATACACGCCTTTTTGTACCCGACCCCCCAGCACTGCCGCAGGCCACCCGGGTGCTGGTTTTGGATGACGACTGGAATGTTTACAAGCAACATCCGCTCGGTTCGGCATTCTTCAACTGGTCGCTCAGCAAGGATATTTTTGCCCATGCTGAATACTACGACAATGTGATCCAGGTATACGAAGGCATAAAGTCCGATCCGCCGTCGGTGATTCGCGACAAAAACGATCTGTTTGGTCCCTTCCTGGAAAGGATCCCCGAGTTTAAAAAAATGTACGTGAGAAAGGGCGAGTACTACACCGTGGTCAGCAACTGATCTTACCGACTCTCCGGGCGTGGCGGCCGCCTTCAAAGGCCGTGGTCAGGAAAGTGCCCGTGATCTTTTCCGCCGTGTCCATCGACACAAAGCGGGCGGGAATGCACACCACATTGGCGTCGTTGTGCTGGCGCGCCAGGGCGGCTAGTTCTTCGGCCCAGCAAATGGCAGCGCGAATGCCTTGATGTTTGTTGGCCGTGATGGCCACACCATTGGCACTGCCGCAAACCAAAAGACCGAAGTCGCATGTTTTGTTCTCCACCGCTTCGGCCACCGGGTGGGCAAAGTCGGCGTAGTCAGCGGCTTCGGCGCTGTGGGTGCCAAAATCTTTCAAGCTGTAGCCATTCGTCTCCAGCCATTTTTTCAGTGCTTCTTTATATTCGAATCCGGCGTGGTCGCTACCGATGGCTATGGTCATGATGCGGAAGATTGTTCACGGAGTAATTCTTCGGCTTCGTCTTTCGCTTTCTGGCGCGCTACGATGGCCGAAATGACAATGCTGATCTCAAAAAGGATATAGAGCGGGATCGTGATCATGATCTGGCTCAACGGATCGGGAGGCGTCACGATCGCGGCAATGATCAGAATCACCACCACCGAGTGCTTCCGGTATTTGCGCAGAAATTGGGGTGTAACAATGCCCATCTTGGACAAAAAGAAGATCACCACCGGCAGCTGAAACAACAAGCCGGATCCCAACACCAGCAACACCACCGTAGAAACGTACGACGTGATGTCGAACTCGTTCACGATCATATCGCTGATGCTATAGTTCGCCAGGAAGTAGACCATCCAGGGAGCGATGATAAAATAGCCAAAGAGTACGCCCGAGAAAAACAAAAGCGAAACGGCCGCCACCGCACCACGCGAATACCGGCGCTCCTTTACTTGCAG carries:
- a CDS encoding ABC transporter permease, with protein sequence MNVPYFIARRYLLSKRKKNFINVISIISMVAVAILSAAIIIVLSIFNGLGDLLHAINNSFDPEIKIEASVGKSFEVSDALLKKVKDVQGVKIVTEVIEDYAYARYNDATQVVMLKGVSDNFMQQDRIPPESIIEGDLVLKKNGKPRALVGYGVRSTLSIAVDQDFYALQLYSVKSVKSGSFDPSKMYTQKNIQPAGVFSIIQTFDENYVIVPLDFAQELFSYGNKRTSLEIKADPGADLRTVEDALQQALGKNFNVLNGEEQHEDLYRVLKLEKLFASVAAILLLVIGSINIYFSLMMLAIDKKRDITILAAMGADSGLLRRIFITEGLLIAAIGTGAGLFFGGFILLLQQQFGFVSMGMNSSVVDGYPVKMLFSDFLYVFSIMAVVTLAISSRPAALASRFASVQNL
- the rbfA gene encoding 30S ribosome-binding factor RbfA; this translates as MSGTTRQQKYAKLIQKELSDIFQRDKRGILDNAFISIADVRINPDLSVAKIYISMLLAKDKEKVLEKINKHKSEIRKALGDKIGKQVRIVPELIFFKDEVEENATRMDDLIKNLHIPPEQKS
- the rpiB gene encoding ribose 5-phosphate isomerase B, yielding MTIAIGSDHAGFEYKEALKKWLETNGYSLKDFGTHSAEAADYADFAHPVAEAVENKTCDFGLLVCGSANGVAITANKHQGIRAAICWAEELAALARQHNDANVVCIPARFVSMDTAEKITGTFLTTAFEGGRHARRVGKISC
- the tatC gene encoding twin-arginine translocase subunit TatC; this translates as MPLDQEESNGGEKEMSFLDHLEELRWHVIRSLIAVVIFTIVAFVLAPWIFQNIVFAPARVDFATFKWLCKLGDLIGHEALCVKEIPFKVQSRFMTGQFTMHIMASFIIGLVIAFPYVVWEIWRFIKPGLQVKERRYSRGAVAAVSLLFFSGVLFGYFIIAPWMVYFLANYSISDMIVNEFDITSYVSTVVLLVLGSGLLFQLPVVIFFLSKMGIVTPQFLRKYRKHSVVVILIIAAIVTPPDPLSQIMITIPLYILFEISIVISAIVARQKAKDEAEELLREQSSAS